The sequence AGGCTCCGGAAAGCCTGCTCATCTACGGGGGCATCATCCGCCCGATGATCAACGGCTCGACGGAGGTGGTGGAGGCCATTGGCATCCATCAGGGCCAGGTCGTCGCCGCCGGCAAGCGCGCGGCGGTGGAAGCGGAGATGCAGAAACTTGGCATCTCGTTCAATACGCACGAACTGAAAGCCACCGAGACCCTATTGCCCGGGCTGATCGAACCGCACGTGCACATTGTGGCGTCGGCGATGATGGCGGGCTTCCCCGACATAGGGGCCTTCGAGGGGCAGTTCCTGCGGTCCGGCTACAATGAGAATTGGCTGTCAGAACAGCTCAAGGCCGAGGCGGACTCCCACCACAGGTCCGATGACTGGGTCCTGGGGCGCGAGGTCGATCCAGCGCTCATGCCGTTCACGGTGAACCCGCCGGGCGAGCTGAACAAACTGGTGACAATCGATGCCGACTTTCTCGACCGGCATGTCCCCAACAAGCCGGTCTTGCTCCTGAGCGCGTCGATGCACACCGCCTACCTGAACACGGCGGCCCTGAAGCTCACCTACGAAAACAGCACGGACTTGCAGAAGAAGTTCGACACGTTCGAGGATTACAAGGACTCCAACAAGGGCCAACTTCAGGAGATTCCGGAGATGCAGCCGGCTCTGGCCGCCATTCCCCGGCGCCAAATGTTGGGAATAACGGCGCAAGCCGTGCTGAACCTGGCGCGACTGTTCGAAACGGCCGCGAAGCGGGGCGTGACCATGCTCTATGACGCGGGTCTGAACCAAGTCCAACTCAAGGTATTGAAGGCGTACCTGAAGGTCTACAAGTCGCATGTCCGCATTGGCGGGGCAAAGGTGATCCTGACGCCGGAGGATATCGGGGATGACCTGAAGCCGTACAAGCCCGTGGCCGCTTACGAGGACCTCTACATCGGGCACCTCAAGGTGGTTTCCGACGGGTCGAACCAGGGACTGACCGGATACCAGAACGCGGAATACCGCTGCGACCCGGCGAAGAACCGCGGCAACTTCAACTTCCCCAATGTAGCGGCCTCGCAGCCGGACACCATGCCCCCGGAATTCGCGGATCTGGTGCAGAAGGCAGTCAACAAGAACTGGTCGCTGATGATCCATGCCAACGGAGACAAGGCCATTGAGTTCACGACGCAGGCCTATGTCAACGCGCTGAAGTCCCTGTCGCCGGAGCAACGAGCCGACCGCTGCGACCGGATTGAACATTGCTCGCTGCTCAGCCCCGAGCAGTTGAATACCATGTCTACATGGGGCATCTCTCCCAGCTTCCTCATCGGTCACGTCGGCTACTGGGGCTATGCCTTCGACAAGGCGATCTTCGAGAAAGACAAGGCCCGCACCCTCGACTTGTGCAAGTCGGCGCTGGACCGAGGTCTGCGCATCACCTTTCACTGCGACTACAGCGTCAGCCCGCTCGGGCCGCTGCGGCAGATGGAGCAGGCGATTACCCGGATCATGGAAGCCGATCCGGACAAGGGCGTCCTGAACGAGGACGAACGCCTGACGCCGGAGCAGGCTTTGCGCGCCGTCACCTATGACGCGGCCTGGCATTGCCGGGCCGAAAACTGGGTCGGGTCGCTGAAGCCTGGCCACCTCGCCGACTTCGTGGTCCTGCAGCAGGACCCATTGAGCATGGGGAAGAAGCTGCCCGCACGGGGCCATGGCCACGATGTGGCGAGGACGGAGCAGGAGCTGCCGCCCGTTCAGGCCATCTACCAGCAGATGCGCGACATCAAGGTGCTGTCGACGTGGAAGGGCGGCGTTCGGCTCTACGCTGCGAAGGACTGAGTCTGCTGGGTCCCCGGCCGGTCTGTCTGCCGGTCGGGGACACCTCCTCGGAGATGAAACTGTGCAGTTGCGCGAGGTTCGTGGCCCCCAGGTCGTGGGCGATTGGAGTTGCCCCCGTCAAATCGGACATGGTCACCGAGAGTGGTTTACAGGTGCTGCCGGGGCCCCTCGGGAGGTCGGCCTCCGCCAGGCCTTGTCAAGCGGCACGCACGGCTGCCCCCTATGCCACCGCAATACGGACCCGGGAGGTCTTCCGGTACTGGCCTACGGAGCCAATGCCTCTCCCGGGACTATCTGCGCCCGCTCTGTGTCTCCCAGGAGGTAAGCGAAACGCGTTACGTCGCACGCGGCGGCCCGAACCATCGGGTCAGGGCCTCACGCAGCCCCTGGTCCGTGCCCTCCCCGACCCACGCAACGTGTCCGTCCGGTCGAATCAGCACCGCAGCGGGCGCCGTGACCGCGCCGAGCGCCGGGAGCTCCCACGCCCCCGTGTAGCGAGCAGCCACCGTCCGAACCCGGTCCACCCAGGGCGTGATGTCGAGCGTGCCGGGCTCGCTCAGGTTGAGCAGCACCGGCCGCGCGTCGTGCAACAGGTGGAACACGCGCCGCGGGCCGTCGGCGGTGACCAGGTCGAGGTCCGGCATGCGGCGCCCGAGCAGCGGGTGTCCGTTGCCCAGATCGTAGTGGACATCCAGCCCCGACATCATCGCCGCGTACTGCTTGCGTGGCCCGTCCATCCGCAGCAGCTCAGCCAGCGTCTCGCGCACGGCGTCCATCCGCGCGTCACCGCGGCTCAGCGCGGTCTGCGCCATGGTCTTCCGCAGCGCACGGGCCGCGACGGGGTGCCGCTCGGCCTGGTACGTGTCGAGCAGACTCTCCGGCGAGACGCCACGCACGACCTGGGCCAGCTTCCACCCCAGGTTCACGGCATCCTGCACACCGAGGTTGAGCCCCTGTCCGCCCATCGGAGAGTGCACGTGGGCCGCGTCGCCGGCCAGGAGCACCCGCCGGTCCCGGTAGGACGCCGCCTGCCGCGTCATGTCGGTGAACCTCGAGAGGTGCGTGGCGCTGCGCAGGCCGTAGTCCGTCCCGTAGAGCGCGACGAGCCCCTCGCGCAGCCCCTCGAAGGTCGGCGCGTCGCCCGTGCCGACCCGCTCCTCTCTCAACACGACGCCCACGCGTCCGTCCTCCAGCTTGCCCATGGCGTAGGTGCCCTTCTCGTCCCGGCGGATGCCGAACGCCGGCGCTCCGGTCATTTCGACCTCGGCGATGAGGTAGCTGATCGACGCGTCCCACCCCGGGAACTCGATGCCTGCCGCCTTGCGGACGAGGCTGCGCCCCCCGTCGCACCCGACGAGGTACTTCGCCCGCAACACACGGCCGTCGGACAGCGCGACGTCGATACCGGTGTCGTCCTGCGCGAAGCCCGTCACCTCGCACCCACGGTAGATGGGCACCGCCAGTTCACCCACCCACTCCGCCAGGATGCGCTCGAAGCGCTCCTGTAAGAGCGCGAGCCCATGGTTGTGACGCGTCGGGAAGTCGCTGAGGTCCAAATGCGCCTGCCCGAACGCAACATTCTGGACCGCTTGCCCTTGCGAGGTGAAGCGCTCGACGACCCCTCGTTGATCGAGCACCTCCAGGCTGCGCGCGTGCAGGCCGCGCGCTCGAGAGCCGGCGACCTCCTGACTGGCGCGCCGCTCGACGATGGCAACGTCCACCTGCGCCAACGCCAGCTCCGCCGCCAGCATCAGCCCGGTCGGGCCCCCTCCAGCAATCACCACTGCGTGCTGTGTCACCACGTCCGCGTGCATTTCTCGGCCCTCCCGTTCCTGGATCGAAACGGGCGATGGTGGAGCACGACCGGGGGGGCTTGCGGCAATACCCGGGGTCTGGCATTTGCTGGCAGTGGAGAGAACGGAGAGGGCTGCCATGGCTGCTCCAACGGCCCGTCTCGGCCCCGGAAAGCGTGGACGCCTGCTCCCGCGCGTGGCGAGGCCAGATGTGCTCTCACCTCTCGGCCGCGCTCCCTACTCCTTCAGCTCGAGCAGAAAGCCGGTGCGGTCCTCGACGAGCGCGCGGGCGTCGTCGCCGAGCACGACGCGCGACACACCACCGAAGTGCCGGAAGGCCTCCCCAGCCCTCCCGCCAGTCCTGCTGACGCTCGGGCTACTCGGAAGCGCCTCTGTCACGGCTCGACGATGAACGTGGTGTAGTCCACTCCGGTGTTGCCGGTGATGGGGTCGTATGCAGTCACGGTGACTTCGTAGATACCCTGCTGCTGAACGGACAGCGCGGCCTCGAAGGTGCTGGTCTTCCCGGCGTACTTCAGGGGGAGTTGGGTGAGCGGCTTCCCGTTGTGCTTCACCGTGGCCTGCAGTTCATACCGATTGGAGTCCCAGAGCCCCTTGGGCTCGGTAGGGCAGCCACACATGAGCGTGAGGTTGGCGCGAAGAGGAAGGGTGAGCTTCTTGTCGGCCGGGAGCTTGAAGAACTCGTGAGCTGACGGGGTCACCACGTTCATCACGAAGCCGGGCAGCTCCAGGATGAGGCCATCGCCCTCGAGGTGCTTGCCGGGCAGCATCCAGAGTTGGGTCGTGCTGGTGGCGAGTGCCTGCCGCTGCGCGAGGGGCCCGGACACCTCCACGGTCACCAGCCGCGGCTCGGTGAGGTCCAGGGTGGCCGTGAACTTCGCGGATGACTCATCCGCGAGCGGCGCCCCCCGCACTTGCGGCTGCTTCATCAGCGTCTGGGTGTTGCCTGTCGAGCCGGCTGTGACGCCGCTGGCCAGCACCTGGCCGGACTGCGCATCCCGGAGCACCACCCGCACGCCTCCCATGGACGTCCCGACGAACTTGCCGTCCCGAGCGAGAGCCCTCACGACCAGTCGTGTCTCGGCTGCCAGGGCCGTCGTGGAGAACAACAGCAGGGTCCAGAGAATGAGGCTTCGCATGACTCGCTCCGTGTCCGAAGGTCTTGAGCCGAGCCGAATAACACGGCATGCGCACGAGAGTCGCAGTCCCAGGTGGAGAAACGCCTCGAGGCGGCACGGACAGAGGGACCTCGCGAGTGAGGAGTCGCTCGTTCAGCGCTGATTCCCCCCGCGAATGTCTTTCCGA is a genomic window of Myxococcus virescens containing:
- a CDS encoding amidohydrolase, with translation MHHSHPTCTHCGCNNPLMDTLGEELLTTDAFSRVPEEHAARGPEAPESLLIYGGIIRPMINGSTEVVEAIGIHQGQVVAAGKRAAVEAEMQKLGISFNTHELKATETLLPGLIEPHVHIVASAMMAGFPDIGAFEGQFLRSGYNENWLSEQLKAEADSHHRSDDWVLGREVDPALMPFTVNPPGELNKLVTIDADFLDRHVPNKPVLLLSASMHTAYLNTAALKLTYENSTDLQKKFDTFEDYKDSNKGQLQEIPEMQPALAAIPRRQMLGITAQAVLNLARLFETAAKRGVTMLYDAGLNQVQLKVLKAYLKVYKSHVRIGGAKVILTPEDIGDDLKPYKPVAAYEDLYIGHLKVVSDGSNQGLTGYQNAEYRCDPAKNRGNFNFPNVAASQPDTMPPEFADLVQKAVNKNWSLMIHANGDKAIEFTTQAYVNALKSLSPEQRADRCDRIEHCSLLSPEQLNTMSTWGISPSFLIGHVGYWGYAFDKAIFEKDKARTLDLCKSALDRGLRITFHCDYSVSPLGPLRQMEQAITRIMEADPDKGVLNEDERLTPEQALRAVTYDAAWHCRAENWVGSLKPGHLADFVVLQQDPLSMGKKLPARGHGHDVARTEQELPPVQAIYQQMRDIKVLSTWKGGVRLYAAKD
- a CDS encoding FAD-dependent monooxygenase, whose protein sequence is MHADVVTQHAVVIAGGGPTGLMLAAELALAQVDVAIVERRASQEVAGSRARGLHARSLEVLDQRGVVERFTSQGQAVQNVAFGQAHLDLSDFPTRHNHGLALLQERFERILAEWVGELAVPIYRGCEVTGFAQDDTGIDVALSDGRVLRAKYLVGCDGGRSLVRKAAGIEFPGWDASISYLIAEVEMTGAPAFGIRRDEKGTYAMGKLEDGRVGVVLREERVGTGDAPTFEGLREGLVALYGTDYGLRSATHLSRFTDMTRQAASYRDRRVLLAGDAAHVHSPMGGQGLNLGVQDAVNLGWKLAQVVRGVSPESLLDTYQAERHPVAARALRKTMAQTALSRGDARMDAVRETLAELLRMDGPRKQYAAMMSGLDVHYDLGNGHPLLGRRMPDLDLVTADGPRRVFHLLHDARPVLLNLSEPGTLDITPWVDRVRTVAARYTGAWELPALGAVTAPAAVLIRPDGHVAWVGEGTDQGLREALTRWFGPPRAT